The Candidatus Binatia bacterium genome window below encodes:
- a CDS encoding Smr/MutS family protein yields FLRHAQALGEHVVRIVYGKGHGSPGGRGVLREVVPRWLEREGVALVSRYERVPDASGADGAVKVWLQPRAPR; encoded by the coding sequence CTTCTTGCGACACGCACAGGCACTCGGCGAGCACGTCGTCCGCATTGTGTACGGAAAAGGGCATGGCAGCCCTGGCGGACGCGGCGTGCTGCGCGAAGTGGTCCCGCGCTGGCTCGAACGTGAAGGTGTGGCACTGGTCAGTCGCTATGAGCGTGTGCCGGACGCATCCGGTGCCGACGGTGCCGTCAAGGTCTGGCTGCAGCCGCGTGCCCCACGGTGA